A window from Cryobacterium sp. PAMC25264 encodes these proteins:
- a CDS encoding RNA polymerase sigma factor, with the protein MFTPTINLDNATDAIETLAPEHQQAIHLAYYAGFNNDQVANLLGVSVDVADSRLSEGLTHLREALRVAA; encoded by the coding sequence ATGTTTACTCCCACTATCAACCTCGACAACGCCACGGATGCCATCGAAACCCTGGCTCCCGAACACCAACAGGCGATTCACCTGGCCTACTACGCCGGCTTCAACAACGATCAGGTCGCCAACCTGCTCGGGGTGAGCGTCGACGTGGCCGATTCCCGCCTCAGCGAGGGGCTCACCCACCTCCGCGAGGCGCTGCGCGTCGCCGCCTGA
- a CDS encoding HNH endonuclease signature motif containing protein, producing MWREPDELPAVQRAHTGAFGDKLSALTDAARTMQAVMDSIDAAGLNDAEAVALTQKVEQLGRAVDAARVTTATVISGRAHRGLGTDSLAWRLGASHENELLTLLTRASVPEMKRRVALGEKVAPRVWAGMVLEPVFPIVAAALAAGELGVDAAENIVRGLADYKVHGRFDANPADVDAAERDLVMSATGSLFDRRPTNEATRPGTQATGPVVRLGDSDGFTFTADRINEMTKPWQARLNPNGVAPNEAIVEAKSTFTFGRLRDDGLYPIRGGVTPDLKGRMDRLFDTYLSARSAPAFPSAEEQERIEAGELVPGAVLDERTGGEKRADILRGILTQVAQDPRTPTMGGMPPVVMVHVNATDLLADLGVGWIDGVDAPLSMKTINQMIDNGGMQPIFFGGNGAVLGLGTKARCFSPLQRKAITARDGGCILSGCTCPPQWCEVHHVVPWQNGGATDVSNGVLLCWYHHHTITSGTGWKIRMVDGMPLVKAPHWIDPAGRWRRPNKHRAHDTAPDGPRNTG from the coding sequence GTGTGGCGGGAACCGGACGAGCTTCCGGCGGTTCAGCGGGCGCACACCGGAGCCTTCGGCGACAAGCTCTCTGCCCTCACCGACGCGGCGCGCACCATGCAGGCCGTGATGGACTCCATCGACGCCGCTGGGCTCAACGATGCCGAAGCGGTCGCGTTGACCCAGAAGGTCGAGCAGCTCGGTCGGGCGGTCGACGCGGCCAGGGTCACCACTGCCACGGTGATCAGCGGCCGCGCGCACCGCGGTCTGGGCACCGACTCGCTCGCCTGGCGACTGGGGGCCTCCCACGAGAACGAGCTGCTCACGCTCCTCACCCGAGCCTCGGTGCCCGAGATGAAGCGGCGGGTTGCCCTGGGTGAGAAGGTCGCACCGCGGGTGTGGGCCGGCATGGTCCTCGAGCCCGTGTTTCCCATCGTGGCTGCCGCCCTGGCCGCCGGCGAACTCGGAGTGGACGCGGCCGAGAACATCGTCAGGGGTCTGGCTGACTACAAGGTCCACGGCCGCTTCGATGCCAACCCCGCCGATGTCGACGCCGCCGAACGGGACCTGGTCATGTCCGCGACCGGGTCGCTCTTCGACCGCAGACCCACGAACGAAGCCACCCGTCCAGGCACGCAGGCCACCGGTCCCGTCGTCCGGCTGGGCGACTCGGACGGGTTCACCTTCACGGCTGACCGCATCAACGAGATGACCAAGCCCTGGCAGGCACGCTTGAACCCCAACGGCGTTGCACCGAACGAGGCGATCGTGGAGGCGAAATCCACGTTCACCTTCGGCCGACTCCGCGATGACGGGCTCTACCCCATCCGCGGTGGCGTCACCCCAGACCTCAAGGGTCGCATGGACCGGCTCTTCGACACCTATCTCTCCGCCCGGTCCGCGCCCGCCTTCCCCAGCGCGGAAGAGCAGGAACGAATCGAGGCCGGCGAACTGGTCCCCGGTGCGGTATTGGATGAGCGCACCGGCGGTGAGAAGCGCGCCGACATTCTGCGCGGCATCCTCACCCAAGTCGCTCAGGACCCCCGCACCCCGACCATGGGCGGAATGCCACCCGTCGTGATGGTCCACGTGAACGCCACCGATCTACTCGCCGACTTGGGCGTCGGCTGGATCGACGGTGTGGACGCCCCCCTCTCGATGAAGACGATCAACCAGATGATCGACAACGGCGGCATGCAACCCATCTTTTTCGGCGGCAACGGGGCTGTTCTGGGGTTGGGTACCAAGGCCCGCTGCTTCTCGCCTCTGCAGCGCAAGGCAATCACCGCCCGGGATGGTGGCTGCATCCTCTCGGGGTGCACCTGCCCACCACAGTGGTGCGAAGTGCACCACGTGGTCCCCTGGCAGAACGGCGGCGCAACCGATGTGAGCAACGGGGTGCTGCTGTGCTGGTATCACCACCACACGATCACCAGCGGCACCGGCTGGAAGATCCGCATGGTCGACGGGATGCCCCTGGTGAAGGCTCCACACTGGATCGACCCCGCCGGGCGGTGGCGCAGACCCAACAAGCACCGGGCACATGACACGGCCCCAGACGGCCCCCGGAATACCGGATAG
- a CDS encoding SDR family oxidoreductase produces MPILDSTQVALVTGVGRRRSIGASLAVGLAQDGWDLALNYWRPYDDRLGYERSADDPEAIADECRALGVRVQLVPGDLGDPDVPAALLTAAQVLGPVTGLVMSHCESVDSSILDTEVSAWDRHFAVNARATWLLIKAFAEQLPASVAPGTVGGRIVALTSDHTANNLPYGASKGALDRIVIAAAVELADRGVRANVINPGPIDTGWMDDAVRTWATSATPAGRLGTPADTANLVRFLFSEPGSWITGQLLHSNGGFKIG; encoded by the coding sequence ATGCCTATCCTCGACTCAACCCAGGTCGCCCTCGTCACCGGCGTGGGCCGTCGCCGATCGATCGGGGCGAGCCTCGCGGTCGGGCTGGCCCAAGACGGCTGGGACCTCGCACTGAACTATTGGCGGCCCTACGACGACCGGCTCGGCTACGAGCGCAGCGCTGACGACCCCGAAGCCATCGCCGACGAGTGCCGTGCCCTCGGCGTTCGAGTCCAACTCGTCCCCGGCGACCTCGGTGACCCCGACGTGCCCGCCGCGCTCCTGACTGCTGCACAAGTCCTCGGTCCGGTGACCGGCCTGGTCATGTCGCACTGCGAATCGGTGGACAGTTCGATCCTCGACACGGAAGTCTCGGCCTGGGACCGGCACTTCGCGGTGAACGCCCGCGCCACCTGGCTGCTCATCAAGGCCTTCGCCGAACAGTTGCCGGCATCCGTGGCACCGGGCACCGTCGGCGGCCGAATCGTGGCCCTGACCAGTGACCACACTGCGAACAACCTGCCCTACGGCGCCAGCAAGGGGGCACTCGACCGCATCGTGATCGCCGCCGCCGTTGAGCTGGCCGACCGCGGGGTGCGCGCGAACGTCATCAACCCCGGCCCCATCGACACCGGCTGGATGGACGACGCGGTGCGGACCTGGGCGACGTCCGCGACACCCGCCGGTCGGCTCGGCACTCCCGCCGACACGGCGAACCTCGTGCGGTTCCTGTTCTCCGAGCCGGGCTCATGGATCACCGGTCAACTGCTGCACAGCAACGGCGGCTTCAAGATCGGTTGA
- a CDS encoding FadR/GntR family transcriptional regulator, which translates to MSQIDKHTSRMRRSTAADEIKKLILTRNLKPGDLLPTEPELCETLDVSRSSVREAIRTLATLDIVDVRHGHGTYVGAMSLDPMVEALVFRGVLSPEGSLAALREVVDVRLALDLAMADVIVNGALEADSTELAALVDEMIDKASRGEGFLEADRAFHTKLFAVTGNRLAVQLVGAFWDIHTAVIPQLGIAMPADIRHTAEAHGDMLAAALRGDVEGYRKAVVEHYRPLQKSISAATA; encoded by the coding sequence ATGTCACAGATCGACAAGCACACGTCGCGCATGCGGCGTTCTACCGCGGCCGACGAGATCAAGAAATTGATCCTCACCCGAAATCTCAAGCCGGGTGACCTGCTGCCGACCGAGCCCGAACTCTGCGAGACCCTCGATGTTTCCCGCTCGTCAGTTCGCGAGGCGATCAGAACTCTCGCGACCCTTGACATCGTCGACGTACGCCACGGGCACGGAACCTACGTCGGCGCCATGTCGCTGGACCCCATGGTCGAGGCGCTCGTGTTCCGCGGTGTGTTGTCGCCGGAGGGATCGCTGGCGGCCCTGCGTGAGGTCGTCGACGTGCGGCTCGCCCTGGACCTCGCCATGGCCGACGTCATTGTGAACGGCGCTCTTGAAGCAGACTCGACGGAGCTGGCGGCGCTCGTGGACGAGATGATCGACAAGGCATCCCGAGGCGAAGGGTTTCTAGAGGCCGACCGGGCTTTTCACACAAAGCTGTTCGCCGTGACCGGCAACCGGCTGGCCGTACAGTTGGTCGGCGCCTTCTGGGATATTCACACCGCGGTAATTCCCCAGCTGGGAATCGCCATGCCGGCGGACATCCGACACACCGCCGAAGCACACGGCGATATGCTCGCCGCCGCGCTGCGCGGGGACGTGGAGGGCTATCGAAAAGCGGTGGTCGAGCACTATCGCCCCCTGCAGAAGTCGATCTCCGCCGCGACGGCGTAA
- a CDS encoding ABC transporter substrate-binding protein produces the protein MIASGAVTVAANWHIFEGLVDLDPVTKEPYAALAADLPTKVDDTTFEIDLRKGATFQNGEPVTPEDVVYSYERVLNPDSGSLFTTYIDFINSVTAVDDDTVRITTDYPFSLINERLGIVKIVPKAVVEADPEGFGANPIGSGPYSLVSAVPEDKMVFERYDDYNGPRPALAAGMNWNLLADAAARVTAMSSGTIQAMEDVPYIDVDQLASSADVDSVQSFGLLFMMFNTDAAPFDDPRVRQAFFYALDMDKIIETGMLGNATAATSFLPEDYTNYHEASTVYTYDPDKAEELLDEAGASDLSITLLTTDTGWVKEVAPLIKESLDAIGVDVTLDIGQSAAAYAKVDSGDYTVMVAPGDPSVFGNDPDLLMNWWYGDNVWTNTRTNWADTEEYAQLRGLLDSAVQEDGSTQQETWNEAFDLISEQAVLYPLFHRKLPTAWRGQELTGFQPVPTTGLSFLDVGVAAN, from the coding sequence ATGATCGCCTCAGGCGCAGTGACGGTCGCCGCCAACTGGCACATCTTCGAGGGGCTCGTCGACCTGGACCCCGTCACCAAGGAGCCCTACGCGGCGCTCGCTGCGGATCTCCCGACGAAGGTCGACGACACCACTTTCGAGATCGACCTCCGAAAAGGTGCAACCTTCCAGAACGGCGAACCCGTGACACCGGAAGATGTCGTGTACAGCTACGAGCGGGTCCTCAACCCGGACAGCGGATCGCTGTTCACGACGTACATCGATTTCATCAACTCGGTCACCGCGGTCGATGATGACACCGTTCGAATCACCACCGACTACCCGTTCTCGCTGATCAATGAGCGCCTCGGCATCGTCAAAATCGTTCCGAAGGCTGTCGTCGAGGCAGACCCCGAAGGCTTCGGCGCCAACCCGATCGGCTCCGGACCCTACTCGCTGGTCTCCGCGGTTCCCGAGGACAAGATGGTCTTCGAACGCTACGACGACTACAACGGCCCGCGCCCCGCGCTCGCGGCCGGCATGAACTGGAACCTCCTGGCTGACGCGGCCGCTCGCGTGACGGCCATGTCCTCCGGCACCATCCAAGCCATGGAGGACGTTCCGTACATCGATGTCGACCAGCTCGCCTCATCGGCCGATGTAGACAGCGTCCAATCGTTCGGACTCCTTTTCATGATGTTCAATACGGATGCGGCTCCGTTCGACGACCCCCGCGTGCGCCAGGCGTTCTTCTACGCGCTCGACATGGACAAGATCATCGAAACCGGCATGCTCGGCAACGCGACCGCGGCCACATCCTTCCTTCCCGAGGACTACACGAACTACCACGAGGCGTCCACGGTCTACACCTATGACCCCGACAAGGCCGAAGAACTGCTCGACGAGGCCGGCGCGTCCGACCTCTCGATCACGCTCCTCACCACCGACACGGGCTGGGTCAAAGAAGTCGCTCCGCTGATCAAGGAGTCCCTGGACGCCATCGGAGTCGACGTGACCCTGGACATCGGCCAGTCGGCCGCTGCCTACGCCAAGGTCGATTCCGGCGACTACACCGTCATGGTCGCCCCGGGTGACCCCTCCGTGTTTGGCAACGACCCCGACCTCCTCATGAACTGGTGGTACGGCGACAACGTTTGGACAAACACCCGCACCAACTGGGCGGACACGGAGGAATACGCCCAACTACGCGGCCTGCTCGACAGTGCAGTGCAGGAGGACGGCAGCACGCAGCAGGAGACCTGGAACGAAGCCTTCGATTTGATCTCCGAGCAGGCTGTACTGTACCCGCTCTTCCACCGCAAGCTCCCCACCGCGTGGAGGGGGCAGGAACTGACCGGTTTCCAGCCCGTCCCCACCACCGGGCTGTCCTTCCTCGACGTGGGCGTCGCCGCAAACTAA
- a CDS encoding dipeptide/oligopeptide/nickel ABC transporter permease/ATP-binding protein yields MRRTLAERLSVPGLRLAGLSIGSRICLAIITVIALSAIFAPLVAPFDPLASGPPVQAPSAEHWFGTDRQGRDIFSRLLYGGRYSLAIGLGATLSALAVASVLGAIAATASKWIAETLMRVMDVVMSFPGIALAAVFVAVFGKSLPVLIFTIAFLYVPQLTRIVRANILDQYGDDYVAAVRVMGASTPRIIVKHVARNTMAPVLVFATVLVADAIVFEASLSFLQAGVPDPEPSWGNVIASGRNLLMSGAWWATFFPGLLIMLSVLCLNILSEGMTDAMLTQKTRKITTTAAATDEATSTLEANQSEGAASGAGLTGDTRSDGAEVPIVTVAIPTLEATTTAVPLEERLAALRDIELGRSDRLQFTTDVPPLLEVRNLSISFPRHGDVSVVDNVNFTVRPGETMALVGESGCGKSITSLAIMGLLDPRATITGQILFDGKDLLQMAPKERNALRGHDIAMIYQDALSSLNPAMLIRSQMKQLTSRGGTRSAEELLHLVGLEPKRTLASYPHELSGGQRQRVLIAMALTRNPRLVIADEPTTALDVTVQAQVVDLLNSLREELGFAMVFVSHDLALVAELAHRITVMYAGQVVEQATTRELLTQPLHEYTRGLLGAVLSIESGSDRLHQVPGTVPSPRDFPAGDRFAPRSSTPARGRGVTPVRRRLDGTDHYYAAHPEDAPILPLGGTR; encoded by the coding sequence ATGCGACGCACACTAGCCGAACGACTTTCGGTACCAGGCCTGCGCCTTGCCGGCCTGTCCATCGGGTCAAGAATCTGTCTGGCAATCATCACTGTGATCGCCCTTTCCGCGATCTTCGCACCGCTGGTGGCTCCATTCGACCCCCTGGCATCCGGCCCGCCGGTGCAGGCGCCCAGCGCTGAACACTGGTTCGGCACGGACCGGCAGGGGCGCGACATCTTCTCGCGGCTCCTCTACGGCGGCCGGTACTCATTGGCGATCGGCCTCGGCGCGACGCTGAGCGCCCTCGCGGTGGCATCGGTACTCGGCGCAATCGCCGCCACTGCATCCAAGTGGATCGCCGAGACCCTGATGCGCGTGATGGACGTCGTCATGTCATTTCCCGGAATCGCTTTGGCGGCCGTCTTCGTCGCCGTGTTCGGCAAGTCACTTCCGGTCCTGATCTTCACCATCGCCTTTCTCTACGTCCCCCAGCTGACCCGAATCGTGCGCGCCAACATCCTCGACCAGTACGGCGACGACTACGTCGCTGCCGTACGGGTCATGGGTGCATCAACACCACGGATCATCGTCAAGCACGTCGCCCGCAACACAATGGCACCGGTACTGGTGTTCGCCACGGTTCTCGTCGCCGACGCGATCGTGTTCGAAGCGTCCCTGTCATTCCTTCAGGCCGGCGTCCCCGACCCTGAGCCCTCCTGGGGCAATGTGATCGCGTCTGGTCGGAATCTTCTGATGAGCGGTGCGTGGTGGGCGACGTTCTTCCCCGGCCTGCTCATCATGCTCTCGGTGCTGTGCCTGAACATCCTCTCCGAGGGGATGACCGATGCCATGCTCACCCAGAAGACGCGAAAGATCACCACCACAGCCGCCGCGACCGACGAGGCGACGAGCACGCTCGAAGCCAACCAGTCGGAAGGCGCCGCCTCGGGGGCCGGACTCACCGGGGACACCAGGTCCGACGGCGCCGAGGTACCCATCGTGACGGTCGCCATACCCACGTTGGAAGCCACCACGACAGCCGTCCCACTGGAAGAGCGGCTCGCCGCCCTTCGTGACATCGAGCTCGGGCGCTCGGACCGGTTGCAGTTCACAACCGACGTGCCGCCGCTGCTCGAGGTCAGAAACCTGTCGATCTCCTTCCCGCGCCACGGCGACGTCAGTGTCGTTGACAACGTCAACTTCACGGTGCGCCCAGGCGAGACCATGGCATTGGTCGGCGAGTCCGGGTGCGGCAAGTCGATCACCTCCCTCGCCATCATGGGTTTGCTCGACCCGCGGGCGACGATAACCGGCCAGATCCTCTTCGACGGCAAGGACCTTCTGCAGATGGCGCCCAAGGAGCGCAACGCGCTCCGTGGTCACGACATCGCGATGATCTACCAGGATGCTCTGAGCTCGCTCAATCCCGCCATGCTGATCCGTTCGCAGATGAAGCAACTGACCTCGCGAGGCGGCACCCGCAGCGCGGAGGAGCTTTTGCACCTGGTCGGCCTCGAGCCGAAACGCACTCTGGCGTCGTATCCGCATGAGTTGTCCGGTGGGCAGCGTCAGCGAGTGCTCATCGCCATGGCCCTCACCCGGAACCCACGGCTGGTCATCGCGGACGAGCCGACAACGGCTCTGGATGTGACAGTTCAGGCTCAGGTCGTCGATCTGCTCAACTCGCTCCGCGAGGAACTCGGATTCGCCATGGTGTTCGTCTCCCATGACCTCGCCTTGGTCGCCGAACTCGCGCACCGCATCACCGTGATGTACGCGGGCCAGGTTGTCGAGCAAGCGACGACCCGGGAGCTGCTCACCCAGCCGCTGCACGAATACACTCGCGGGCTGCTCGGTGCTGTGCTCTCGATCGAATCCGGTTCCGATCGCCTCCACCAGGTCCCCGGGACTGTACCGTCGCCGCGAGACTTTCCGGCCGGCGACCGTTTCGCGCCACGATCGTCCACCCCGGCACGAGGCCGCGGGGTCACCCCCGTACGCCGCCGTCTCGACGGGACGGATCACTACTATGCCGCGCATCCCGAGGACGCGCCGATCCTGCCACTAGGAGGCACACGATGA
- a CDS encoding ABC transporter ATP-binding protein, whose protein sequence is MSQPIIELQDVHVRFKTRTSGLFTKSYIDALAGVSLTVRRGQTLGIVGESGSGKSTAAKVLVGLQQPTAGQVVFAGEAVSSFTPGVRRRLGSILSVVFQDPATALNARMTVRDALLDPMQVHHVGEPSHRELRVKELIGLVGLPTSALDALPAQLSGGQRQRVAIARALALNPQVIVADEPTSALDVSVRAQILNLLTDLKNELNLGMVFISHDIQTVRYLSDEIAVMNRGRVVEFGDAARVFNDPADPYTRSLLGAAPSLLNPHSPA, encoded by the coding sequence ATGAGTCAACCCATCATCGAGCTTCAGGACGTACACGTACGGTTCAAGACCCGCACGTCCGGCCTGTTCACCAAGAGCTATATTGATGCGCTCGCGGGTGTCTCACTCACGGTCAGGCGGGGACAAACCCTCGGCATCGTCGGAGAATCCGGCTCGGGAAAGTCCACCGCCGCGAAAGTTCTCGTGGGTCTGCAGCAGCCGACGGCGGGTCAGGTTGTGTTCGCCGGCGAAGCCGTCTCCTCGTTCACTCCCGGTGTGCGCCGACGCCTCGGCAGCATCCTGTCGGTCGTCTTTCAAGACCCGGCGACCGCCCTGAACGCCCGGATGACGGTGCGAGACGCGCTGCTGGATCCGATGCAGGTGCACCACGTCGGCGAGCCCTCGCACCGCGAACTCAGGGTGAAGGAGCTTATCGGCCTGGTCGGCCTCCCGACGTCGGCCTTGGACGCGCTCCCCGCCCAACTCTCCGGTGGTCAGCGTCAGCGCGTCGCGATCGCGCGCGCACTGGCTCTCAACCCGCAGGTGATCGTGGCGGACGAGCCCACCTCGGCCCTCGATGTCTCGGTGAGAGCACAGATCCTGAACCTGCTCACCGACCTCAAGAACGAACTGAACCTCGGCATGGTCTTCATCTCCCATGATATCCAGACCGTGCGCTACCTCTCCGACGAGATCGCTGTAATGAACAGGGGCCGTGTTGTCGAGTTCGGGGACGCTGCCCGCGTCTTCAACGACCCCGCTGATCCCTACACACGCAGCCTCCTCGGAGCCGCGCCTTCACTGCTCAACCCGCATTCACCCGCCTGA